In one window of Maribacter sp. BPC-D8 DNA:
- a CDS encoding alpha/beta hydrolase produces MTIFIGLNFIAYFHAYKFTHFDINSIEKTGNPKELTTIEKTKTLIFGVNNPKPLNKTLPTQNFETIILNSDKRIECWNIKSINSKGTVILFHGYGGEKSSLLDKSNIFLNLGYNTLLVDFMGSGASEGNQTTIGFHESKQVKESIEYLKKKGEKNIYLFGTSMGAVAILKAIDEFKLEPKGIIIECPFGSMYKTVSARFETMNAPTFPMAGLLMFWGGIQNGFWAFGHNPSEYAKNIYCPTLLMYGEQDEKVSRQEIDEIFRNLKGKKQLELYSKAGHENYLIKYNEQWTNNVSAFLE; encoded by the coding sequence TAGCATATTTTCATGCATATAAGTTTACTCATTTTGATATCAACTCTATTGAAAAAACAGGAAATCCAAAAGAGCTTACGACCATTGAAAAAACCAAAACTTTAATATTTGGAGTAAATAATCCAAAGCCATTAAACAAAACATTGCCAACCCAAAATTTTGAAACTATTATATTAAATTCTGATAAAAGAATTGAGTGTTGGAATATAAAATCAATTAATTCTAAAGGAACAGTAATTCTTTTTCATGGGTATGGCGGCGAAAAATCCTCATTATTGGATAAATCTAATATATTTCTTAATCTAGGGTACAATACGCTTTTAGTTGATTTCATGGGCTCTGGCGCATCAGAAGGAAATCAAACAACAATAGGATTTCATGAATCAAAACAAGTAAAAGAAAGTATTGAGTATTTGAAGAAAAAAGGAGAAAAAAATATCTATTTATTCGGTACTTCTATGGGTGCTGTTGCAATTTTAAAAGCTATAGATGAATTCAAATTAGAACCAAAAGGAATTATAATAGAATGTCCTTTTGGTTCAATGTATAAAACTGTTAGTGCTAGATTTGAAACTATGAATGCTCCAACATTCCCTATGGCTGGTTTATTAATGTTTTGGGGTGGTATTCAGAACGGATTTTGGGCATTTGGACATAATCCCTCAGAATATGCCAAAAACATTTATTGTCCAACCTTGTTAATGTATGGTGAACAAGATGAAAAAGTAAGCCGACAAGAAATTGACGAAATATTTAGAAACTTGAAAGGAAAAAAACAACTAGAGTTATACTCTAAGGCCGGACACGAAAACTATTTAATAAAATACAACGAACAATGGACAAATAATGTCAGCGCTTTTTTAGAGTAA